DNA from Onychomys torridus chromosome 1, mOncTor1.1, whole genome shotgun sequence:
GCAGCAGCGCCCACTGGGTAGAGCTACTTTAAATCTTAGGCAAGGAAAATCCCCCACAAGAAGGGAATTCTTTGGGGCCCTCCAAACACCGAGGCTCAGAGAGGGGCAGGGCCCTCCTCAGGTCACACAGTGGGTCAGCAGGGGAGTGGGGAAAGGGCCCCAGTGTCTGGTTCCCAGGCTGGTCCCAGGCCAGGTGGGGACATGCAGGTGGTGGCGAGAAGCAGTGGGGCCAGGCTATGGGCTGGCGTCACACAGCTGTGAGAGAGACACTGCTGAGGACATGCACAGCCACGGTGCCTGGCAAGTCGCTGGGCTGCCGTCTACTGCGGTCCTGGAGGTGGAGGGTGTGGAGGGCCTGCAGGTCATCCGGGTTGGTCTTCAGGCACACCTGGCCCAGGAATTCATCCTTCAGGATTCGGTGATTCCAAATCTGAGAGGAGacgggtgtggggtggggtggggggtggtggtgtccAAGACCAAGAATATAGCCTCTGGCAGGTGGGGAGTGAGGGCAGGGCCTAGAAACTTCTTCCCTCAAAACAAGCCCAGCCAGGGAAAGCCCATGTCCTAGGGGATGCCCTTTTCCAGAGCCTCTGGCTCCCGTCAAAGCTCCCTACCACGAAGAAAGCCCAGTCTCGTACTACTAGCTTGGTAAACTTGAACTGTGGGGTAAACTTGGACTTGACCTAGCTCTGCCCCCagcccatttttcttttgtttctgagacaggtttcactgtgtagtcctggcaaGCCTGGAACTACAGGCTGTGCAGgtatgcagatcaggctggccccaaactcacagaattctgtctgcctctgtctcctgaatgctgagattgaaGACATGTACCACTTCACTCAACAGCTCATTTTTAATATCCAGGTTGAATCACCTGCCCCTACGGGTCCTTCTAGCCTCATAACTACAAGTCTGTGATTTGATCCAGTGGGACCCAGTGTTAAGAACACTTGGAAAATCTAGTAGATCCCCTGGGGTGCAAGACATTTGTTTACAGATGGTTTCTCACCCAGAGAGAGGCTGCTCTGGGCCTGGGGACAGAGGGCTTCCTGGTAATGAGCTTAGCCACATTGACCTGAGAGAAAGGAGCTGTGCCCAAGGACACTGGCATTCGATTTCCCTCCTCAGAACTCTTAGGAAACAGCCACATGCCACATGTGACCTGTGTCACTTTCCCACGTGGATCCACTGGTGGGAGCTCTGAGGAATGTGACCAAGGCTTGAACCACTGACTCCAGTTGGGAGACCAACCTTGCTGCCTCTCAGACCCAGACTGAATGGGGTTGGGGGCAGAAGCAGTGGGGGGATGGGCAAGACAACAGAATCTAGCACCACCAGGTCTTTGTCGAAGGCTCTTGtgccctgggtcccacccctgggagCTGGGGGTCACGGGAGGGGACAGGACAGGCTTGTGAGAGGGCCTCACCTGCACGGTGATGGGTTGAGCCAGCTTCTTGCGATAGAAGATGCCTTTCACATTGTACTCCGGTGTCGAGGTCCCTCTCTGCACAGCTGAGCGGACCTTTTCGCCCTCACACTTGATGATTACATATGAGTTTGCCCCTGGAGAGAGGATGGGTAGCTGGAGTGAGGACGGGCTGGTCCAATGGGACAGGTGTCCGGGATGGGACATGCCAACCTGGTCTTAGTcacagaggggaaggaagagaggagccTGATCCACCTTCCGGACAGGAGTCTGCTACCTTCTAGGGCACCCAGAGGAAGGAATGCAGGGGGCCTCTGGCCTGCAGTCCTCACccactgaactaggcctgctccCCAGGAAGCCTTCCTGAACCCCCAGTTGGCTATCTGACGTCCCCACCACATGGGGATGCAGGAGGTGAACCTCTGTAGAAGCTCACATCGCACCCTGGATGGCTGGTCCCTCAGAGTGAGTTCGGTAGgtgctggggtctgtgttgaaggAGATCAGGCCTGGGGTCATCTCCAGGTGAGCTCACCTGTTGCCGAGTCCTTGAGGCCAGCAGCCCCCAGGACATGGACCTGGGTCACTTGCTGGGGGTAGCCGCACAGGGAGCTCCAACAGGTGCGAGGGGGTTCATCGAGGCACAGCTCCCTGATATAGGGCAGGGCACGGGGACAGACAGATGGCAGAAAGACATGAAGACGGGTTCAAAGTAAGGAGCGGTATTTACTGCAGATGTTTATTAATTCTAAGCCAGACCTCCCAGCAGACCCAGCCATCCACTGCACGGGCTTCcagcctctctgtccctcccccaggtCCCATCCTCCTCGAGGGACCACAGTGCACTTAGCACTACCTGCACACCACAGCCTCTGTTGGGCATTAAAGACATTATTTCTCATCCTCAAAATGGTTTTAGCAGCCCACTGCCCGCCCCCAAGCCAGTCTCCATGGGACAAGTGAGAGAGTGACAAGATCCACCCTCAAATCCAGGTGGGTGGGCGGTTCAGCCCGTATTGCCACAGACAGCATGGCGTCGGACCCCTTTTCTAGAGCTGGGCCctgttttcatctataaaatggagtgGTTAGGCCTCCCATTTGGGGTGTGGGGAGATAAATAGAATACGTGAAAGCCACTTTACAAAACAGAGTCACTGTTCCTAGTCAGGACCAAGAGAAGCTGGGCAGGcaagcagggaaggagagaggcaagGGGTGCCCATCTCTGAGGACGCAGGTGCCTAGGCACCATGTCCTGAGCAGACAGCCAGGCTAGGGCTGCAGATTCTACCAGGCCCAGCGTGGACTATACTGTCACCAGCCCTAGGCTCTGCGCACCGGCAGTTGGAAGGTACATCTGTGAAGACGCGGAGCAGGAACTCGCCAGTGTGGCCTGGCTCGAAGGTGGTAGGGATGATGACATAGCGGCCCTCAGGCTGCTCTGTCCGCAAGAAAACGCTCCGAGAGTTGATGTAGATGGAGCTGGCGGCCTTATGCTGCAGGCTGTGCATACGGTACTGACGGTTCTCTTCCACCTGTGTGGAGACGGGAGGAGATGGGCCACATGCAGCCCGGAGTCTGTCCCATCTCCTGCTGGCCACCATGGAAAGATCAGTAGGACACATGGGTAGGAAATGTTCAGAACTAGCAAATGCATAAAGACAAAATTAGGTCAGTGTTGGGCTAGGGCAGAGGAGGGTGCAGGAGCatggaggtccttgtgctcagACAAGCACTAGGAAACCAGGAATGCCAAACACACAggctgtctcttcaaagggagagATGGATAGCCTGTTTTCCACCCAAAGTCTGGGAGTGGAGGcagttaatagcctggtgacctctgcACTCTCTGTATGACGGAGACCGCACTAGGTCCTCCTGCAGACCCTTAAGATGTCATCATAGCTAATCTATAGAAACTGTCTGTATGGAAGCTATCACATGTAGTCAggtcttaagctttattgtgcacaagagattgagttaattatcaccaggaaacttttccaaattgtgctgtgcttaaatatgcctaaaataaaccacCTGGTGTCAGACTCTCGAAGTTTGAACCAGAACCAGTCATGTTGAATTGGAATTCCTTCTTGCTTCACATGGACTGACACTCTGCTGGCCATGGCGTCTGCAGAGACCACCCCCGGAAGTGTCTATTGGATTGGGTGGCGATAACCTACTGGAGTGGACCTTCTCTTCACAGCGATGATCATCTAGTGATGATGTCACGAGGTTACATGCTCAATTCAGTGACCTATGACTTTTACCTcaagaaaaattatttacaagTGGGGGTGGGTGAGAAACCCCCTGGTAATCCCAATGACCctacaagctttttttttttttaatgtattttttgtatatgtgtgtataagatAAGGGGCATACATGCCACAACACACATGTgttagtcagaggacaactgtatAGCTAATTCTACCCTTCCACTTTTACATGTGTCCCAGGGACCCAGCTCATGTTATCAGGCTTCAGCGTCAAGTGCCTTTGCCTGACGAGCCATCTTGGTGACCCTTCTCTTATTTTGCTGTTAtgtttttgagaccaagtctcttatagcccaggcttgaactcattctgtaattGAGACAGTCCTGGGACTCCTGctctcctgcctcggcttcccaagtgctgggattacaggcgtgtgccaccacacccagcctgaccCTGGAGTTTGGCCACAGAGGCATCAAGCACAGTAgtccctgacccccacccccacccccaccctgcttaGCTACAGTTCCATTTTCCATGATTTCAGTTACCTACAGTCAACCATGCTCTGAAGATAGCAAAAGGAAAATCCAGAAATAATTTCTATATTTTCAGTTTCAGATATGCTGAAATCCTGCACCATTTTACTTTCCTCAATCCAGAACATGAGTAACCTTGTTTGGCCAGCACTGTACTGTGTACTGGACCCACGCATTAACTGCTCAGGAGCTGTCTTTGCTATGGCTATGGTGTGGCACTACCTGCGGTTTGGGACACCCACTGGGAGACTCTGAACTTACCTTCACGGTTTGGGAGGCCTATGTACCATGACATGCCTAACTCCCAGCCCAAACCCATGAAATGACGCCAGCAGCACCAGGACATCCTAGACAATTCTTGAAAAAAGCACTATATGCTACAAACAGTCCAATCAGAGCAAGCTATAACACGGCACAAAGTGTCATAGCACGTCAACACACTATGAATAAACCAGCACAAGGGAGTGAGCAAACCATCCTGTCATAACCATTAaatgctggggaccaagcatgcACCAGTATCTCACATCCATGTGGGTTCAGTACGTTCTCAAGATTCGACATGTATGTGGGGACTGTCTCCCCACACTAAGCATCACATGTGGAGGACAACAATCCAAGAGGAGCGGCCAGAGGTGAGTCTACCTGTCTCTGTACAAGGTCGCCTACTTGGCAGCCCACGAGGTTGCAAAGCTTCCAACACAAGCCCAAAGCTTCCAATACAACAGGCTGCGGGGAATGAGAGGCCCAACCCTGGGGGAGCGGCAGCGGGGCCATCAGGCACACAGGACCTCCCAGAGCCAACAGCTAGTATCCCTCACCACAAGTGACCTCGGCCGCAGGTCTCACCTTATAGATGTCGAAGCCGATGGCCAGGTTCTCGCCTTTGCCTTCTCTGCGAGTTGAACGCTTGGGCCGCTGCTGAATGCAGATCAGTACTTCATCTTCTGGCTTCTTGACTTCAAAGATGTACTGCAGGTGTGGCCATGAAAAGAGACCCATGGTGAGACCGGGGGGCAGCCTCCTGTGCTCCCAAGAGCCTGGACCCAGGGGCTAAGCCTCAGCCATGTCAGCGGCATGAGCTGGGGCCACCCCCCATCAGCTCTCCGAGTCAGTCCCTCGTCTGGGAGGTGAGCCTATTAACTCATACAGTGGCCACCTTGCCTGAAGACTGGGAGAGCTCCATGAGATGGTAAACACTCACCTCAGAgcctagcacacagtaggtgctcagtaagGACACACTGGGGGTCTAAGGACTAAACACATGGGCTCTGATTGAGGATGCTGCTGGGGGCACAGTTCCCATGGGGGGCACAGCCTGGCTACATTTCCTGGGAAGAGCCAAACCATGCAACTGTGAAAACAAGGGATCTGACCATCTCTAACCATCCCTGAGACTCCGGACAAACATGTTGAAGTCCCTGAGAGTGAGTGTCCTCATTGTGACCATGTGCAGTGCAGACAGTAAGACTGGGACGTCACGTTCCCAGACAGTGTCCACCAGGCCCTCACTGCACAGATAGTCTTGTGAGGCTCAAAGACAGTCAGGGACATTCCTGAGTGATGCAGGGCAGTGATGAGGTCTCACAGCTGCTGCAGGGTGGGGCGGGGTGGGTCCTGGCCAGTGCCCACCTGTGGGTTCTGGAAGAATGTGTCCTTGTGGTTGATGCAGCCTCCACTGCGGTTCTGCTGTGGGTCCTCATGTCTCGTCCAGGCGCCACGCAGCCGGGCCTCCTCCCATGTCTTATGGATGCTCAGGTAGGATGTGTTAATCAGCCGGCACTTAATGATGTCTGTAAAGTACCGGCACACGTCCTCGAAGGTCATCCTGTGTGTAGGAAGAGGCACTGAGCTGGATGAACCCCATAACGCCCTTAACCACAGCTCCACAGAAGCAAGctggacacaataccaccaagaCCCCAACTCTTTCTTGGGCCTCAATTTCCTCTTTTGTAAAACGGAGATGAACCTCCCAACAACAGTTGCCTGTCTCACAGGGCTGGCAGGGGATTAAGCAATATGGGAGCGTGCAGCATTGTTTTGAACACAGAAAGCAGCTGGCATGTTGGCTGTGACAGCTGTTCACCGTGTTAGTAACGACAGCACACCTCTTAACATTGTGTTGCAGTTTTAGATGGTTCAttgttgggaggaggaggataaGGGTGTGCATGGCAtgcatctggaggtcagaggacagcctatgggagttggttctctcctcccactgtgtgggtcccaaggattgaaaTAAGGTTGTCAGGATCAAAAGTGCCTTCTCATCGGCCCTGCTGTGTACATCATGTATAGTCTGTTTCTACCCGTTATCTTCCAGGGCTGCTGTAAGCCCTGAATCAACTGGTGGTAGACAACCACCCCCCACCGTGGTAAGCATGAGACAGTGACCAGGCAGTAGCCAGACACACCTCAAGGAGCATGGGCAGGTCCAGGGGAAGTGCATGGTATGAATATGCATGAGAAGGCCTTTAAAAGCGGCCATTTCCATGGAGAAGTAATGTGACTATTTTAACTCAACTGACTGTCAACTGTCCACAGCAGTGCAGACTGGAGGGCCTGGCTAGCCTACCCCACACCCACGGAAGGGGGCTTCATTAGGATACTAGTATTGCTGTCATCTGATCCTGGTGGGTCTGGGGTCTGCATGGTATCTACCTCACACCGAGTACCTTGTACCTTCCTTCCCATAGGCGGCTGAGTCTCCTATCAAGTGTGCTGGGAAGAACAGCACTGCACCAGGACAGGGTCCAGAGAGAGTCCACTGGTGGAGTGGATTTGAGGGATGCACATAGGGGAATGTGTACAAAGGAAGGAATGGATACAGGGGAATGAACAGGtatggggggtggaggaggggatggataCAGGGGAATGAACAGGtatggggggtggaggaggggatggataCAGGGGAATGAACAGGtatggggggtggaggaggggatggataCAGGGGAATGAACAGGtatggggggtggaggaggggatggataCAGGGGAATGAACAGGtatggggggtggaggaggggatggataCAGGGGAATGAACAGGTAGGGgggtggaagaggggatggaTACAGGGGAATGAACAAGTatgggggatggaggaagggacgGATACAGGGAAATGACTGGATGCAGGGGGATGAGTAGGTGTAGGGGTGCATACAGTAGGATGGATAGAGAGAGTGGATGTGAGGAATGGGTACAGGGTGATGGATTCAGAAGGATATGCTTCACAAACGGATGCAGGGAATGTGAGGCAGACACAGGGAAGGACCAAGCACGAGGGATGAATATAGAGGAATGGATGCAGGGGAAAGATGCAGGGAATAGGTACAGATGACTGGATGTAGGGGATGGACGCAGAGTAGACACAAGAGAAcaaatgctgggaacagaaacaAGAAGGTTGGATGAAGGAGATAGATGCCCGAAGGTGACTGTCTGCTGGCCCTGTGGCCTGTTTGCTAGGACAAGCCTGGGAGTCAGGACAGTTCCAGTGTCCCTCAGGTGTGCATGGGGTAAAAGGGTCCATCACTGCACAattcattttacagaggaggaaatgggtcaGAGAGGTAGTGTGAGTTTTCCAACGTCACACATGATGGTGACTATGGAGCCCTGGCTTCCGACTCCCTGTCACATGCTCCCTGTCAGCCCAAACTCAGGATAAGAGGACACTCACCAAAACTCACCATCATCCTGCACAGTCACACCCATCTTCTCCCGCTCACTCTTGCTCACTCTCTTCCACTCCTCTGAGCTGGAAAGTGAGTACCAGGGAGGAAGCAGTATAAGAGCATGTCCGGCCAGGACCACCTCCCCAAGAGACAGCGCTGGGCCAAGCAGTGCAGTTAGAGAAACTGGAGGTCATGCCCAGCCCAGCTCCAAGAAGCCCCCCATGCCCTCCCACTGGAGACTGTAATCTGCCTTCTTCATGCCATGGCTACGAAGTTGGGGGTAAGGCTGGGATAAGGGCTCTGACCCTCGGGGCCACTGGCCAAGTCCAGAGCACCAGCAGCATGCAGGGAGCTGGtggcctccctccccacctcccacaggTCAAGGTCAGCTCACCCTTCTCCAGGCCACTGTCCTTGATGACCCCACCCCCAGACACCTCACACACACTGGAAAGTGAGTGTCCTGTCTTTTCCTCAGGCCATCTCCCCCAGACCCTGCAAGGCCCAGTCCAGTGTCACATTTTGTCCTGGCCTCTGTGCCTGTACCCACCCCAACCCTGGGCCTCACGTGTCGCTCCAGGGCCCGTTCCACTCCCGCTCGCCCCAGGGGTTCCTCAGGCGGATCATGTCCAGCTTCTCTGATTTGAAGAAGGCCAGCAGGCCGTGGCCCAGGCGCACCTTGCGCACATCAGTGACAGCATACGCATGGCCCTTCACCAGGCCACATGCCAGGCGGGCCTCCATGTCAGCTGCTGTCACAGCCTGCAGGAGGACAAAGGTGCTCAGACAGGAGTCACCCTGGAATCCAAACTAAGACACTGGAGCTAGACTAAGGAGCCATACCGCCCCCTTCAGGTATGGATGGGAACTGCAGCTGCATGGAAAAAAAACTTTGCTAAGAAGGGGTCAGAACCCAGGGGACCAGCCACCTACAGATGCCACCCCATATTATATTGCTGCCAACCTGCCCCAGTGAAGCCAATtgctatatatttaaaattattcaagTCTCAATACATAGGCCTGAGTGGCCTAGAATTCTTTTTGTAGActagactgactttgaacttggggcaaccctcctgcctctgcctcccaagtctcaaatactgagattacagatgtgcaaacACCATGCCTGGTAGTAACACTCAGAAATTTTAAGAGCTGTTTGTGGAAACATGGGCAATAGAAAACTGACCTTGGTGGGAGTAT
Protein-coding regions in this window:
- the Capn5 gene encoding calpain-5 isoform X2 → MFSCVKAYEDQNYSALKRACLRRKVLFEDPHFPATDDSLYYKGTPGPTVRWKRPKDICDDPHLFVDGISSHDLHQGQVGNCWFVAACSSLASRESLWQKVIPDWKEQEWDPEKPESYAGIFHFHFWRFGEWVDVVIDDRLPTVNNQLIYCHSNSRNEFWCALVEKAYAKLAGCYQALDGGNTADALVDFTGGVSEPIDLTDGDFAKDEAKRNQLFERVLKVHSRGGLISASIKAVTAADMEARLACGLVKGHAYAVTDVRKVRLGHGLLAFFKSEKLDMIRLRNPWGEREWNGPWSDTSEEWKRVSKSEREKMGVTVQDDGEFWMTFEDVCRYFTDIIKCRLINTSYLSIHKTWEEARLRGAWTRHEDPQQNRSGGCINHKDTFFQNPQYIFEVKKPEDEVLICIQQRPKRSTRREGKGENLAIGFDIYKVEENRQYRMHSLQHKAASSIYINSRSVFLRTEQPEGRYVIIPTTFEPGHTGEFLLRVFTDVPSNCRELCLDEPPRTCWSSLCGYPQQVTQVHVLGAAGLKDSATGANSYVIIKCEGEKVRSAVQRGTSTPEYNVKGIFYRKKLAQPITVQIWNHRILKDEFLGQVCLKTNPDDLQALHTLHLQDRSRRQPSDLPGTVAVHVLSSVSLTAV
- the Capn5 gene encoding calpain-5 isoform X1 produces the protein MVLLAIALLVPPLLGDVVTMFSCVKAYEDQNYSALKRACLRRKVLFEDPHFPATDDSLYYKGTPGPTVRWKRPKDICDDPHLFVDGISSHDLHQGQVGNCWFVAACSSLASRESLWQKVIPDWKEQEWDPEKPESYAGIFHFHFWRFGEWVDVVIDDRLPTVNNQLIYCHSNSRNEFWCALVEKAYAKLAGCYQALDGGNTADALVDFTGGVSEPIDLTDGDFAKDEAKRNQLFERVLKVHSRGGLISASIKAVTAADMEARLACGLVKGHAYAVTDVRKVRLGHGLLAFFKSEKLDMIRLRNPWGEREWNGPWSDTSEEWKRVSKSEREKMGVTVQDDGEFWMTFEDVCRYFTDIIKCRLINTSYLSIHKTWEEARLRGAWTRHEDPQQNRSGGCINHKDTFFQNPQYIFEVKKPEDEVLICIQQRPKRSTRREGKGENLAIGFDIYKVEENRQYRMHSLQHKAASSIYINSRSVFLRTEQPEGRYVIIPTTFEPGHTGEFLLRVFTDVPSNCRELCLDEPPRTCWSSLCGYPQQVTQVHVLGAAGLKDSATGANSYVIIKCEGEKVRSAVQRGTSTPEYNVKGIFYRKKLAQPITVQIWNHRILKDEFLGQVCLKTNPDDLQALHTLHLQDRSRRQPSDLPGTVAVHVLSSVSLTAV